The following nucleotide sequence is from Patescibacteria group bacterium.
ACGACCAAAGGCAAAACAACCTTGAGAACAATGCTAAAAGAGTGTTTCAAACAGAGATAATCTCTGGTAGAAATTTTACCTGTCCGCCCTTGGTGGAAAGAACTTTTTATAAATCTCAAATGGCCGCCCTGGTTGTACTCAGAAACCTTTCGGGATCTGCCCAAGACGGCCATTAAAAAGCCCGAAGGTTATTTCTGAGTACAACTACAATATACAAAAAGCGAGAAAATATTACAATAGCAACTTCTGAAGTTTAGCTGAATCAAGTATAATGACCAATATGAAAGTATTGAATAAACGCAATTTATTTTGGTTTGTTATTTTCGGTTTACCTCTTATAGCCACCATAGTTGGCTATTTGGTTCCTAATCCTTTATTTCCTGATAAACAACAATTAAGAAATTTTTTAGATAATTATGGTTTTTTAGCTCCCGTAATTTTTACTGCTATTGCAGTAATACCAGTAGTTATAACACCATTAAATCACGCAGTTTTCGCTTTGGCAGGTGGAGCAATTTTCGGTTTTTGGAACGGCCTACTCTTAATCTGGCTTAGTAAAACTATTGGGACGATAATCAACTTCTATCTGGGTAGATTTTTGGGGGAGATGTTTGTTTCTAAATTTATTCAGAAGGCCGATTTTAAAAAATATGACAATGTAATCAGATCTGATAAGGCCCTGATAATCTTTTTTTTAATTTACTTAGTACCACTTCTCTCAAATGATAATCTAACCTACCTTATTGGTTTGTCCACTATCCGAGCGAGAACATTTATTCCGGTAGTTACAATAGCTCATCTTGGAACTGCCGTCACCTACGCTTACGTTGGAAGCGGACATTCCTTGCTAAATCCACTATTTATATTATTTATCTTACCTCTTGCTGGAGCCGGATTATTCGTTACTAAATTAAAACAATTAAGTAATAAAACAAATGAAAATTAGAGAATTTATTATCGAGACAATAGGATACAAACTTTTTCCATGTTGTTACAATCGATTCCACGATCCTTTGTTCGAATTTGTCAAATCAAAAGCACCAAAGGAGTTCCGATATAAAGAAATTTTCGATTTAGGATGCGGTGATGGTAAAAATACAATTCGAATTAAAAAGGTTTTTCAGCCTAAAAAAATAATAGCTTGTGATAGAAGTGGGCCAATGTTAAAAAGAGCAAAAAACGAAGGACTAAACATACAATCACTTGATTTCAACAAAGGATTTCCGAAAGGAGAAATGGCAACATTTACATACTCACTTCATCATGCATACGACAAAGAAAAAACACTTAAAGAAGTCGTAAACAACTTTGATTATATTTTCATTTGCGAACCATATTTAAATTTGTTTCATATAGTTAATTGGGGACATGTTCCCTCTAAGAACAGGTGGATTGAATTATTTGATAAAATTTTGGGGAACTATAAGTTGTACGAATACGAAGGAAATTTAATTGTTTTCTATAAAAATAAGCGATTGCGTTAGCAATCGCAAAATCGCGCGCGCAAAAAATAGCGGAGGCGCGGCGGGTGGGCACATTCGACAAGCTCAGTATAAAGGCGCCGCGCCGGAGCAAGCGAGGTCGAAGGCCGAGCTAATCAAATGAAGTTCGACATTTTCTGTAAACGGCCAGCCCTTCGACTCACTTCGTTCGCTCAGGGCTATAGCCCGTAAAGAGTGAAGCGAAAGAAGGTCCCGAGTGAGTGAAACGAATCGAGGGACAATAAATTATATGTATTTCGTTTACATCCTTCGTACATCATCTAATACTTTATACATTGGCCAAACGAACGATTTAGAGAGACGGTTAAAGGAACACAAAAATAAAACCAGCAGGTCTGCTAAGTACATAAAATATTTTAAATATTTTGAATTAGTTTATTCCGAAGAATATCTTACTAGAATAGAAGCAATGAGAAGAGAAAAACAATTAAAGGGTTGGACGAAATCAAAAAAAGAAGCTTTAATTAGTGGCGATTTAGTATTATTAAAAAGACTTTAAGGGACAGGGGGAGTTGTTTTATCAACCTCACTCACCTCTGATGTGGGCGGAGGGTCTACAAGCAAAATACCCGATTGTAAAATAGAATAGTACGGTGGTATAAAATAGTGTAATTTAGCTTATAAGATTTTATGAAAAGTAGAAAAATCTACACACAACTTGAACTCAAGTTGCCCCATAGTCCCTTGACAATTATTTATAATCTGTTACAATAACTTGTGTTCCGTTAATTTGGAACCAGGGACTGTTTTTAGGTTGGTAAAGTAGGAATACCTCATACTTGCATCTCCATTAATATCAACAGTTTCATTTGAAAACTACTATGTATAA
It contains:
- a CDS encoding class I SAM-dependent methyltransferase, producing the protein MKIREFIIETIGYKLFPCCYNRFHDPLFEFVKSKAPKEFRYKEIFDLGCGDGKNTIRIKKVFQPKKIIACDRSGPMLKRAKNEGLNIQSLDFNKGFPKGEMATFTYSLHHAYDKEKTLKEVVNNFDYIFICEPYLNLFHIVNWGHVPSKNRWIELFDKILGNYKLYEYEGNLIVFYKNKRLR
- a CDS encoding VTT domain-containing protein, whose product is MKVLNKRNLFWFVIFGLPLIATIVGYLVPNPLFPDKQQLRNFLDNYGFLAPVIFTAIAVIPVVITPLNHAVFALAGGAIFGFWNGLLLIWLSKTIGTIINFYLGRFLGEMFVSKFIQKADFKKYDNVIRSDKALIIFFLIYLVPLLSNDNLTYLIGLSTIRARTFIPVVTIAHLGTAVTYAYVGSGHSLLNPLFILFILPLAGAGLFVTKLKQLSNKTNEN
- a CDS encoding GIY-YIG nuclease family protein encodes the protein MYFVYILRTSSNTLYIGQTNDLERRLKEHKNKTSRSAKYIKYFKYFELVYSEEYLTRIEAMRREKQLKGWTKSKKEALISGDLVLLKRL